In the Aster yellows witches'-broom phytoplasma AYWB genome, TTAAAATAAATGAATTATCAAGAAAAAATAAAACACATCCAAACTAATTTCCCTATGACTGTTTTATTAAAAAAACTAAACATTATACCCACAAACTTCAATACCAAATATCGTTTCCCTTGTCCCATCCATCAGGGACAAAACCCAACTTGTTGCCATTTAACTTCAGATAATAAAATTCATTGTTGGAAATGTTGTAAAGATTACGATATTATTGATGTTTATATGGAAATAAGAGGAATTAAAACCTTCAATAACGCTCTTGAAAAAATCAATAACTTTATGAAAAATCAAGAATTTAAAAACTTAATCCAACAACAAACTTCAACCCCTAATATTTCTTGCGAACCTTTTAAATATCAATTCCACCACAATAAAATCAACAACCCAATTGATGAAAAAGAAATTAACGCTACAAAAACACAATTATTTAAAGAAATATCACCTTTATTTAACCAAATTAGAGATTATTATCATTATTTATTAACCACTAACCGAAATAATGAATCTCACCTAGGATTAGAATATTTAACCCAAAAAAGAAAATTAACTCTAGAAACTATTAAAGAATTTAAACTAGGTTATGCCCCATTATCTGATAAACCTTTGTCCTTTCGTTTAGTAAATTATTGTAAAAAGCAAAATATCGATACAACAAAATTAATCGAATATGGTTTTATCAAAGATAAAACCAATCAACAAAATAAAACATATTATCACGATACTTTTCATGGTTCCATCATTATCCCCATTGAAAACGGATATAATAAAACATTTCATTTTTATCAAAATAACTTTCGCGAAGTTTCTTATTTCCAACCTAAATATAAATCACTCAATAATTTTAGTCAAACACCTACTTTTCATTTCAGTTATCGTTTTTTTGAAGCGTTACCTTCTATTAAACAAACGAAAACCATCATTATTCATGAAGGTTTTTTCGATGTCATTAGTTGTTGGCAAAACAATATTAAAAACGTTGTCGGTCTCATTTGTGTCACTCAACTACTTTCTAAATCACAAATAGAAATTCTAAAAAAAGAAAATATCAAAGTAATTATTGCCTTAGATAATGATGAAACAGGTCAAAAACGAAGTGAAGCCTTAGGAGAACAACTTAAAGAAGAAAATATTATTTACGAAATTAGACGTATTTTACCACCTTATGATAAAACTTGTAAAGATGTTGATGATTTATTACGCCAATTCGGAAAAGAAGCATATCAAAAATGTTTTTTAGACCCATACATTACTTATGAAGAGGCTAAAAATAAAATCATAGTCGATTTAGCTATTTATTTTTTTGGAAAAGACAAAGTAGAAATAATTGATTAAAATTATTGCTTTTTAACTAATATATTAAACCTTACATGTATAATAACATTAAAATACCCCCAAACACGCGCATATACCCTAAATTTTGCGATTTTATTTTTCGCAAATTTGGGGATTTTTATTTTTATAACAAAAAACCAAATAAAAAGGAGAAAAAAATGAAAAACGAAACAAATCAAGGAATCATTAGGGGCGGTTGGGAAACAAAATCAACACCTAACGACTTAGTTCAAATCAAAAACTTTTTACAAATATTAAAAGGAGAATTATTAAATATTACAATTGTTTCTCATTCTAAAAAGAAAAATTCCTATCAACAAGCAAACTACCGCCCAAAAAACCAAACTCTATTTGTAGACCCTCAAATCTTAGATGAAATGAAAAAGTATAGAATAGAAATAATCAAAACTCACTCTCCCGAAAATAATAATAATAATCAAACCCTAACCAACCCCATAACACC is a window encoding:
- a CDS encoding toprim domain-containing protein produces the protein MNYQEKIKHIQTNFPMTVLLKKLNIIPTNFNTKYRFPCPIHQGQNPTCCHLTSDNKIHCWKCCKDYDIIDVYMEIRGIKTFNNALEKINNFMKNQEFKNLIQQQTSTPNISCEPFKYQFHHNKINNPIDEKEINATKTQLFKEISPLFNQIRDYYHYLLTTNRNNESHLGLEYLTQKRKLTLETIKEFKLGYAPLSDKPLSFRLVNYCKKQNIDTTKLIEYGFIKDKTNQQNKTYYHDTFHGSIIIPIENGYNKTFHFYQNNFREVSYFQPKYKSLNNFSQTPTFHFSYRFFEALPSIKQTKTIIIHEGFFDVISCWQNNIKNVVGLICVTQLLSKSQIEILKKENIKVIIALDNDETGQKRSEALGEQLKEENIIYEIRRILPPYDKTCKDVDDLLRQFGKEAYQKCFLDPYITYEEAKNKIIVDLAIYFFGKDKVEIID